A genomic region of Marinobacter szutsaonensis contains the following coding sequences:
- a CDS encoding AraC family transcriptional regulator codes for MYLTLTDLILLTSIIQALSLAVFLLLPPNSRLVSNQLLVATLVFFAAGLGEIFLYSSGLALLHPNLAYLGTLVGLLQAGTLFLYARALMYQDFRLRKEHLVHTLLFWVVGAIFLVEYYLQPTGEKLRILNERDHPGVLTSPLLAVAIHAVFLGYLYATIRTINRFGLSLRQVFSSIENKQLSWLRLLLIGYAIAWTVSMFYCMTAHVFKSAPGTEWVAGAGAVTGFLFINFLMVNALRQPVIFTGLAADQANLLDDTTVPEFDQTLKQKLEQFIEEEKPYLHSNLTLEQLAHKVGAHPREVSRAINQGFGCNFFEFVSGYRVQEAKRRLADPADTSSILQVMYDSGFNSKSVFNTAFKNNTGLTPSNYRRMHARNENNSTQP; via the coding sequence GTGTACCTGACCTTGACCGACCTCATTCTGCTGACCAGCATTATTCAGGCGCTGAGCCTGGCCGTATTCTTGTTGCTGCCACCCAATAGTCGACTGGTAAGCAACCAGCTTCTTGTGGCGACACTGGTTTTCTTCGCGGCCGGGCTTGGAGAGATTTTTCTCTACAGCAGCGGACTGGCGCTTTTACATCCCAACCTGGCGTACCTCGGCACCCTTGTCGGGCTATTGCAGGCGGGCACGCTCTTTTTATACGCCCGGGCTCTGATGTATCAGGATTTCCGTCTGCGTAAGGAGCATCTCGTCCACACCCTACTGTTCTGGGTCGTCGGTGCCATTTTCCTGGTCGAGTACTATTTGCAGCCAACCGGTGAAAAACTCCGCATTCTGAACGAGCGCGATCATCCGGGCGTGTTGACCTCGCCTCTGCTCGCTGTCGCCATTCACGCTGTTTTCCTCGGGTACCTGTACGCCACCATTCGCACCATCAACCGCTTCGGCCTCAGCCTCCGACAGGTCTTTTCAAGTATCGAAAACAAACAGCTCTCATGGTTGAGACTACTTCTGATTGGCTACGCAATAGCCTGGACGGTCAGTATGTTCTATTGCATGACAGCCCATGTCTTCAAGAGCGCGCCGGGAACCGAGTGGGTGGCCGGGGCCGGCGCTGTTACCGGGTTTCTGTTCATCAACTTCTTGATGGTTAATGCACTTCGACAGCCGGTTATTTTCACAGGGCTGGCAGCCGACCAGGCTAACCTGCTGGACGACACCACAGTTCCCGAGTTTGATCAGACCCTGAAACAGAAACTGGAACAGTTTATCGAAGAGGAGAAACCCTATCTTCATTCGAACCTCACACTGGAGCAGCTCGCTCACAAAGTCGGAGCCCACCCCAGAGAGGTCTCCCGAGCGATTAACCAGGGGTTCGGGTGCAATTTCTTCGAATTTGTCAGTGGCTACCGCGTACAGGAGGCGAAGCGCCGGCTTGCCGATCCTGCGGACACTTCCAGCATCCTGCAGGTGATGTACGATTCCGGCTTTAATTCCAAGTCCGTTTTCAATACGGCTTTCAAGAACAACACTGGCCTGACCCCCAGCAATTACCGCCGCATGCACGCTCGCAACGAAAACAACAGCACCCAACCCTGA
- a CDS encoding ATP-binding protein, with protein MSRNSSLQKRLGIGLTLGATLLWLLGVAASGLVAQHEMNEVFDSALEETAQRILPLAVTDILNRESNTGNRTAPALKEHDEYLTYVVRDRQGNLLLQSHDADPGIFAALPREGFTNTSTHRIYGASAVSDTLYIEVAEPLAHRREAALEAGIALLVPLFFLIPVSLFGIWWVVRLSLRPVIEFQHSIEARGASDLSPVNKDRLPEEFEPTAVAVNRLLERLNRALDAERSFTANSAHELRTPLATALAKVQRLKTQLEDQHLKKNVVEVEQALRGLSTLTGKLLELAKAEGGGALSQQPHDLVPILAMISRDFETLAPGRIRLTVPDHEVNSLLDPDAFAILARNLIENALKHGSVQQPVDVIMTDDGRVRVCNGGDIVPPGQLAVLRNRFSRHDTKAAGSGLGLAIADAIASGAGMTLHLRSPATGRADGFEVEINVPHAGRNPGPCT; from the coding sequence ATGAGTCGTAACAGCAGCCTGCAAAAACGCCTGGGTATTGGACTCACCCTGGGAGCCACTCTCCTGTGGCTGCTGGGCGTTGCCGCGTCCGGGTTGGTGGCGCAGCACGAAATGAACGAAGTATTCGACAGCGCTCTTGAGGAAACGGCCCAACGCATTCTTCCGCTGGCCGTTACCGACATCCTGAATCGGGAAAGCAATACCGGAAACCGGACTGCCCCTGCTCTGAAAGAGCATGACGAATACCTCACCTATGTGGTCAGGGACCGCCAGGGCAACCTCCTGCTCCAGTCCCACGACGCCGACCCCGGTATATTTGCAGCATTGCCCCGCGAAGGCTTCACCAACACATCCACGCACCGGATTTATGGGGCGTCGGCGGTCAGCGACACCCTCTACATCGAAGTCGCCGAACCTTTGGCCCACCGGCGCGAGGCCGCTCTGGAAGCTGGTATCGCTTTGCTGGTACCGCTGTTTTTCCTGATTCCGGTCAGTCTGTTCGGAATCTGGTGGGTTGTCCGGCTCTCCTTACGCCCGGTGATCGAATTCCAGCACTCGATTGAAGCCCGGGGAGCCAGCGACCTGTCACCCGTGAACAAAGACCGGCTGCCCGAAGAATTCGAACCGACAGCGGTTGCCGTCAACCGGCTGCTGGAGCGGCTGAACCGCGCGCTTGACGCAGAACGGAGTTTCACCGCCAACAGCGCTCACGAATTGCGCACCCCTCTGGCCACGGCTTTGGCCAAGGTACAACGACTCAAAACCCAGCTTGAGGATCAGCACCTGAAAAAGAATGTGGTTGAGGTTGAACAGGCATTGCGCGGCCTGTCCACATTGACCGGCAAGCTGCTTGAGCTCGCGAAGGCCGAAGGCGGAGGCGCCCTCTCACAACAACCGCATGACCTTGTGCCGATACTCGCCATGATCAGCCGCGACTTTGAAACTCTGGCGCCTGGCCGGATTCGCCTGACGGTGCCGGACCATGAGGTGAACTCCCTCCTCGACCCGGATGCTTTTGCCATTCTGGCCCGCAACCTGATCGAAAACGCGCTGAAACACGGCTCCGTGCAACAGCCCGTCGACGTCATCATGACCGACGATGGCAGAGTGAGAGTCTGCAACGGAGGCGACATCGTGCCACCTGGCCAACTGGCCGTGCTACGAAATCGGTTTTCCCGCCACGACACCAAGGCAGCCGGCTCCGGCCTGGGGCTCGCCATAGCCGATGCCATTGCTTCCGGTGCTGGTATGACCCTGCATTTGCGTTCGCCGGCAACCGGACGGGCGGATGGTTTTGAGGTAGAAATCAATGTGCCCCATGCCGGCAGGAATCCTGGCCCGTGTACCTGA
- a CDS encoding response regulator → MRILLVEDTVGLGEAVRDQITEDGHAVDWVQSLRFAETSFRTTTYDLILLDLMLPDGHGLDFLKTIRSSGNSTPVIILTARDQVSDRIEGLNAGADDYLIKPFDLSELSARVAAVARRYRGNPNPLIQVGNLEVDLRDHRIQCNGQPVELTAREWALFEGFIQRPGMLLSRQQLEDRLYAFGAEIESNTIEVYVSRLRKKLGRDAIVTVRGMGYRLETHES, encoded by the coding sequence ATGCGAATATTGCTGGTGGAGGATACTGTGGGCCTGGGCGAGGCCGTGCGGGATCAGATCACCGAAGATGGCCATGCCGTGGACTGGGTGCAGTCACTGAGATTTGCTGAAACCAGCTTCCGAACCACCACCTACGACCTGATCCTTCTCGACCTGATGCTGCCGGATGGCCATGGTCTGGATTTTCTGAAAACCATCAGATCCAGCGGAAATAGCACCCCGGTGATTATTCTTACGGCCAGGGACCAGGTATCTGACCGCATTGAGGGGCTGAATGCCGGTGCCGACGACTATCTGATAAAACCCTTTGATCTGTCCGAACTGTCCGCCCGTGTGGCTGCCGTCGCCCGTCGTTACAGGGGCAACCCCAATCCGCTGATACAGGTGGGTAACCTGGAGGTGGACCTTCGCGATCATCGTATCCAGTGCAATGGTCAGCCGGTGGAACTGACGGCCCGCGAGTGGGCCCTGTTCGAGGGCTTCATCCAGCGTCCCGGAATGCTGCTCTCGAGGCAGCAACTGGAGGACCGGCTGTATGCCTTCGGGGCGGAAATCGAGAGCAACACCATTGAAGTTTATGTCAGCCGCTTGAGAAAAAAGCTGGGGCGCGACGCCATCGTAACGGTACGGGGCATGGGCTACCGCCTGGAAACCCATGAGTCGTAA
- a CDS encoding PepSY domain-containing protein, whose translation MKTKPVIISLALLCLSALVLADDDCDDPMTDWQPREQLRQKLEAEGWTVYRIKVDDGCYEVKGMAPEGFSAEASFAPATFELMDLEREDDDDEDDDDDNRDDRGDGQARDKAQTDRPVPGNGIVKGRPTVTVE comes from the coding sequence ATGAAAACCAAACCTGTGATTATCAGCCTCGCGCTACTGTGCCTCAGTGCACTGGTGCTGGCGGACGATGATTGTGATGATCCGATGACTGACTGGCAGCCACGGGAGCAGCTGCGTCAGAAACTGGAGGCGGAAGGCTGGACGGTTTACCGCATCAAGGTCGATGACGGTTGTTATGAAGTGAAGGGTATGGCCCCGGAAGGTTTTAGTGCCGAGGCATCGTTTGCACCGGCTACTTTCGAGCTGATGGATCTGGAGCGGGAAGACGATGACGACGAAGACGACGATGACGATAACAGAGATGACCGAGGTGACGGCCAGGCCCGGGACAAGGCTCAAACCGATCGTCCGGTTCCCGGTAATGGCATCGTCAAGGGGCGCCCGACAGTGACCGTGGAATAA
- a CDS encoding DUF2271 domain-containing protein has protein sequence MKKILLALGLAVSVALPALAQAREVTFTTELLDYGGDGAYMALYLTDSSGAYRGTLWVAGKKSKYYKHLSGWARGSRLDPAEYDGLTGASITSGRTLKITLDLDDALIDSGHEVRVDTAVEDMRDNRADVAVPLTTEGAGKPVSGRGYVRSFRYDF, from the coding sequence ATGAAAAAGATTCTTCTTGCTCTGGGCCTGGCTGTCTCAGTCGCTTTGCCCGCTCTTGCTCAGGCTCGTGAAGTGACCTTCACAACCGAGTTACTCGATTACGGCGGAGATGGCGCCTACATGGCCCTCTACCTTACGGATTCGTCCGGGGCGTACCGGGGGACTCTCTGGGTCGCCGGCAAAAAGTCCAAGTACTACAAGCATCTGAGCGGCTGGGCCCGTGGCAGCAGGTTGGACCCTGCGGAATACGACGGGCTGACGGGAGCCAGCATCACCAGCGGCCGGACCCTGAAAATCACGCTTGATCTTGATGACGCATTGATTGACAGCGGCCATGAAGTTCGTGTCGACACTGCGGTTGAGGATATGCGGGACAACCGGGCCGATGTTGCGGTACCGCTGACCACCGAGGGCGCGGGCAAGCCGGTCTCCGGGCGGGGTTACGTTCGCTCGTTCCGCTACGATTTTTAA
- a CDS encoding PepSY domain-containing protein, translated as MLRKLHGLPGLFAVVFLATLAVTGSILALAPALDRAGAEVPPAGEVSVAQLAGRVVANYPGTEQIVRDLSGQVVVYYSRDGQAGADLVNPVTGERLGAYQPSAFFIWIRDLHRSFLLDTPGRMVAGISAALMLFVCLSGMVLLARRSGGWRALTRPLAGTGSKRVHAELARLAVLGLLLSALTGSFLSAQRFGLLPEVSDPGPGFPAEVSGGQPRPVDRLQALSEVDLNDLRELVFPYPDEPQDVYSLTTTGGSGFVDQATGELLQFQPRSTGSVVQQWIMRLHTGEGLWWLGLILGVAALAVPVLSVTGAIIWWQRRRSSVQTQDNAPSAEADVIVLVGSEGGATWGFARALQAGLTKAGFRVHCAEMNALAHSYPRAAMMFVLTSTYGDGDAPASARQFMTRIRDFRAGSALKYAVLGFGDRQFPNFCRFALEVDEALAGKELSRIQPVELIDRCSAARFSEWGDRLGLAIGTPLSLSHDPVPPRTFRLELAQRVDYGLAVQAPTSILRFRLADTGQGWRSRFFRSRRHSLPAFEAGDLLGILPPQGQDARFYSLASSASDGVFEICVRKQPGGLCSGYLHGLKPGDSVEAFIRQNPGFRPATGTVPVILIGAGAGIGPLTGFIRKNTARNPMYLYWGGRSANSDFLYQPELGHYLEDRRLTGLSTAFSRSDERAYVQDRLRQDERALRKLVETGAQILVCGGRDMAAGVKQVFEEILQPLRLEVDDLRVQGRYLEDVY; from the coding sequence ATGTTGCGTAAATTGCACGGTCTGCCCGGTCTGTTTGCGGTGGTGTTTCTGGCGACACTGGCTGTTACCGGTTCAATCCTGGCCCTCGCGCCGGCGTTGGACCGAGCCGGTGCAGAGGTTCCGCCGGCCGGTGAGGTCAGCGTTGCCCAGCTGGCAGGACGGGTAGTGGCAAACTACCCGGGTACTGAACAGATTGTGCGTGACCTTTCCGGCCAGGTAGTCGTTTACTACAGCCGGGATGGCCAGGCCGGGGCCGATCTGGTCAACCCGGTGACTGGCGAGCGTCTGGGGGCTTACCAGCCATCCGCGTTCTTTATCTGGATCAGGGACCTGCACCGCTCGTTCCTGCTGGATACACCAGGCCGGATGGTGGCCGGCATCTCGGCCGCATTGATGTTGTTTGTCTGCCTGTCGGGCATGGTTTTGCTGGCCCGCAGGAGTGGTGGCTGGAGAGCATTGACCCGGCCATTGGCTGGCACCGGCAGTAAACGGGTTCACGCCGAATTGGCCCGGTTGGCGGTTTTGGGGCTGTTGTTGTCGGCACTGACCGGCAGCTTCCTGTCGGCCCAGCGATTCGGCCTGCTACCCGAGGTCTCCGACCCCGGGCCAGGCTTCCCGGCCGAGGTTTCCGGCGGCCAACCGCGTCCGGTGGACCGGCTTCAGGCACTGTCAGAAGTTGATCTTAACGATCTCCGGGAGCTCGTGTTTCCCTATCCTGATGAGCCTCAGGACGTGTACTCCCTGACCACCACTGGGGGCTCCGGATTCGTTGATCAGGCTACCGGCGAGCTGCTGCAGTTCCAGCCCCGGTCCACTGGCAGCGTGGTCCAGCAATGGATCATGAGGTTGCATACCGGAGAGGGCCTGTGGTGGTTGGGCCTGATACTCGGAGTGGCTGCGCTTGCCGTGCCGGTGCTGTCGGTGACTGGAGCTATCATCTGGTGGCAGCGACGGCGGTCGTCGGTACAGACCCAGGACAATGCCCCTTCCGCCGAGGCCGATGTAATTGTTCTGGTAGGGTCAGAGGGTGGTGCTACCTGGGGCTTTGCCCGGGCGTTGCAGGCCGGGCTGACCAAGGCGGGATTTCGGGTGCATTGCGCGGAGATGAACGCACTGGCGCATTCTTATCCAAGGGCCGCCATGATGTTCGTACTGACCTCCACCTACGGTGATGGTGATGCGCCAGCCTCTGCCCGGCAGTTTATGACCCGGATTCGCGACTTCAGGGCCGGAAGTGCGCTGAAATATGCCGTACTGGGGTTTGGTGACCGGCAGTTCCCGAATTTCTGCCGGTTTGCTCTGGAGGTAGATGAAGCGCTCGCCGGCAAGGAGCTGAGCCGGATACAGCCCGTTGAGCTGATTGACCGCTGCTCCGCTGCCCGGTTCAGCGAGTGGGGTGACCGGCTTGGCCTTGCCATCGGGACTCCGCTTTCCCTGAGCCATGACCCGGTCCCACCGCGCACCTTCCGGCTGGAGCTTGCGCAACGTGTGGATTACGGGCTCGCTGTGCAGGCGCCGACCAGCATCCTGCGTTTCCGGCTGGCAGACACGGGGCAGGGATGGCGGTCCCGGTTTTTCCGGTCTCGCCGCCATAGCCTGCCAGCGTTCGAGGCGGGCGACCTGCTTGGCATCCTGCCACCACAAGGGCAGGATGCGCGGTTTTACTCATTGGCTTCGTCGGCCAGTGACGGTGTGTTTGAGATCTGCGTTCGCAAACAGCCCGGTGGCCTTTGCTCCGGTTACCTGCATGGCCTGAAACCGGGTGACAGTGTTGAGGCCTTCATTCGACAGAATCCGGGGTTTCGCCCGGCCACTGGCACAGTGCCCGTCATTCTCATTGGCGCCGGTGCGGGGATCGGCCCGCTGACCGGATTTATCCGGAAAAATACCGCCCGCAACCCCATGTACCTGTACTGGGGCGGGCGAAGTGCGAATTCGGACTTTCTCTATCAACCGGAACTGGGGCACTACCTGGAGGATCGTCGACTAACAGGGCTGAGTACCGCGTTCTCAAGATCCGATGAAAGGGCCTACGTGCAGGACAGGCTCCGGCAGGATGAGAGAGCCTTGCGCAAGTTGGTCGAAACCGGTGCCCAGATTCTCGTGTGTGGCGGCAGGGACATGGCTGCAGGGGTGAAACAGGTTTTCGAAGAGATTCTTCAACCCTTGAGGCTGGAGGTGGATGATTTGAGAGTACAGGGGCGTTATCTGGAGGATGTCTACTGA
- a CDS encoding metal-dependent hydrolase, producing MSVSSTPEGVSVAPRHIHFDVSEDLKSFWHGNDAFRTAFFNALSLQFPDGEQQFINAVRLYRDRIDDPKLKQEIRGFIGQEALHSREHKSYNEALKARGYDIDAIDRRFLTHMEWVGKLPPSRQLAGTCGAEHYTAVLANAILKNPEWMEGATPAMKQLWRWHAIEETEHKSVAFDVYRACVGNERLRRTVFLFVTWNFCKYTFLNTCSLLRTDGKLWSVRTWLGGLNFLWGKPGVIRQCLPEFLAYLRKDFHPWQQDNRRLLAENLRELEGLDAPN from the coding sequence ATGTCAGTCAGCTCGACCCCGGAAGGGGTGTCTGTCGCACCCCGGCACATCCATTTCGATGTCAGCGAGGACCTGAAATCCTTCTGGCATGGCAACGACGCCTTCCGCACCGCCTTTTTCAATGCGTTGTCGCTCCAGTTTCCCGATGGCGAGCAACAGTTCATCAATGCGGTGCGCCTGTATCGGGACCGGATTGACGATCCCAAGCTCAAGCAGGAGATCCGGGGCTTTATCGGCCAGGAGGCCCTGCACAGCCGCGAGCACAAGAGCTACAACGAGGCACTGAAGGCCCGGGGCTATGACATTGACGCAATTGACCGGCGCTTCCTGACGCATATGGAGTGGGTCGGCAAGTTGCCCCCGAGCCGGCAGCTGGCGGGCACCTGTGGTGCCGAGCACTACACGGCGGTCCTGGCCAACGCGATCCTGAAGAATCCGGAGTGGATGGAAGGGGCCACGCCTGCCATGAAGCAGCTCTGGCGCTGGCATGCCATCGAGGAAACCGAGCACAAGTCCGTTGCATTCGATGTCTATCGGGCCTGCGTGGGGAATGAGCGGCTGCGCCGGACCGTATTCCTGTTCGTGACCTGGAATTTCTGCAAGTACACTTTCCTGAATACCTGCAGCCTGCTGCGCACCGACGGCAAGCTCTGGAGTGTCCGGACCTGGCTGGGCGGGCTGAATTTCCTTTGGGGCAAGCCCGGAGTCATCCGCCAGTGCCTGCCGGAGTTCCTGGCCTACCTGCGCAAGGACTTCCACCCCTGGCAACAGGACAACCGGCGGCTGCTGGCCGAGAACCTGCGTGAGCTGGAAGGTCTGGATGCACCGAATTGA
- a CDS encoding DegV family protein — MRVGLIVDSACDLPYEFSRKHDLFILPVTAVIDGQTYIDEHDPVRTQEFYQSGLLQKGHHAETQAFTEEQIHDLFMEKIVTQFDVAICETVTRSRSLIFENATKAMNSVLANYDKARAAAGRDGKFSMRVIDSKQIFAGQGLLAAHTLRLIGQKLPKNALRHEVESFTDKIYTCVIPRDLHYIRERARRRGDKSISALVAFLGKALNITPVIFGQGAEGQPVAKTRNFDVAVEKVMNYAAARVDAGLLTPYVSLSCGLTWTEIEDLPGLNRLRDACERNGVELLLSQMGITSSIYVGPGSLCLALAADPHTFNDFQ, encoded by the coding sequence ATGCGAGTAGGTTTGATCGTCGATTCCGCGTGTGATCTGCCCTATGAGTTCAGTCGCAAGCACGACCTCTTTATCCTCCCCGTGACCGCTGTCATCGACGGCCAGACCTACATCGACGAACACGACCCGGTACGCACCCAGGAGTTTTACCAGAGCGGACTGCTGCAGAAGGGCCACCATGCCGAGACCCAGGCCTTCACCGAAGAACAGATCCATGACCTGTTCATGGAGAAAATCGTCACTCAATTCGACGTCGCCATCTGTGAAACCGTCACCCGCAGCCGCAGCCTGATCTTCGAGAACGCCACCAAGGCAATGAACAGCGTGCTGGCCAACTACGACAAGGCTCGGGCGGCCGCCGGCCGGGACGGCAAGTTCTCCATGCGGGTGATCGACAGCAAACAGATTTTTGCCGGCCAGGGGCTGCTTGCCGCTCATACCCTGAGATTGATCGGTCAGAAACTGCCCAAGAACGCCCTGCGCCATGAGGTGGAGTCTTTCACCGACAAGATCTACACCTGCGTCATCCCCAGGGATCTGCACTACATCCGCGAGCGCGCCCGTCGCCGCGGCGACAAAAGCATTTCTGCCCTTGTTGCTTTCCTGGGCAAGGCACTCAACATCACGCCGGTGATTTTCGGGCAGGGCGCCGAGGGCCAACCGGTGGCGAAAACCCGGAACTTTGACGTGGCCGTGGAGAAGGTCATGAACTACGCGGCGGCGCGGGTCGATGCTGGTCTGCTGACGCCTTACGTCAGCCTCTCCTGCGGGCTGACCTGGACCGAAATTGAAGACCTGCCCGGCCTGAACCGGTTGCGGGATGCCTGTGAGCGCAACGGCGTGGAGTTGCTGCTGTCCCAGATGGGGATCACCAGCAGTATCTACGTCGGTCCGGGCAGCCTGTGTCTCGCCCTGGCGGCAGACCCCCATACCTTCAACGATTTCCAGTAA